The proteins below come from a single Saccharophagus degradans 2-40 genomic window:
- the cmoB gene encoding tRNA 5-methoxyuridine(34)/uridine 5-oxyacetic acid(34) synthase CmoB codes for MIDYTSFLEQEKEGPLARWVEILPDQISEGLSTKRYGDLEQWLTAMQNLPQVDNVQVSYQSAVTLKSTAPLAQETHTLIEQQFRALIPWRKGPYNIFDIEIDTEWHSDWKWDRVLPHLAPLKHRKILDVGCGNGYHCWRMYGEGASQVIGIDPSPRFVVQFYMLKHFIGSNAPVDLLPVPMEAVPANLQAFDTTFSMGVLYHRRSPMDHLRELKATLRPGGQLVLETLVIEGKLGEVLVPEGRYAMMNNVWFLPSVPTLISWLTKCGFKNARCVDVNQTSTDEQRSTEWMTFQSLSDFLDPNDPTLTAEGHPAPLRAVILAEAPE; via the coding sequence ATGATTGATTACACTAGCTTTTTAGAACAAGAAAAAGAAGGCCCGCTAGCTCGTTGGGTAGAAATACTGCCAGACCAAATTAGCGAAGGCTTATCTACCAAGCGCTACGGCGACCTAGAGCAATGGCTAACTGCCATGCAGAATTTACCCCAAGTAGACAACGTACAGGTTAGCTACCAAAGCGCTGTGACGTTAAAATCTACAGCCCCCTTAGCCCAAGAAACCCATACACTTATTGAGCAGCAGTTTCGCGCACTCATCCCTTGGCGCAAAGGCCCCTACAATATATTTGATATTGAAATAGACACCGAATGGCATTCGGACTGGAAGTGGGACCGAGTCCTACCCCATTTAGCACCACTCAAACACCGTAAAATTCTAGATGTAGGCTGCGGCAATGGATACCACTGCTGGCGCATGTATGGTGAAGGCGCGAGCCAAGTAATAGGCATAGACCCATCGCCGCGCTTTGTTGTGCAGTTTTATATGCTAAAGCACTTTATTGGCAGCAACGCCCCTGTGGACCTATTACCGGTCCCCATGGAAGCCGTACCCGCCAATTTACAAGCTTTTGACACCACCTTTTCAATGGGTGTTTTGTATCATCGCCGCTCCCCTATGGATCACCTACGCGAACTAAAAGCCACATTGCGCCCAGGCGGTCAATTGGTTTTAGAAACCTTAGTAATAGAAGGCAAGCTCGGCGAAGTGTTAGTGCCAGAAGGCCGCTACGCAATGATGAATAACGTATGGTTTTTACCTAGCGTGCCAACACTTATTTCTTGGCTAACCAAATGTGGCTTTAAAAATGCCCGCTGCGTAGATGTAAACCAAACCAGCACAGACGAGCAACGCTCGACCGAATGGATGACCTTTCAATCGTTAAGCGACTTCCTAGACCCTAACGACCCAACCTTAACCGCAGAAGGCCACCCCGCCCCATTGCGGGCAGTGATACTTGCAGAAGCGCCTGAATAG
- a CDS encoding tetratricopeptide repeat-containing response regulator, protein MADDFSSFRNTVFGMLQRLGVQTVDTAGNAESVIDICSRKAFDIILCDYNLGNGKTGQHVLEELRFKNLLPKRTVFIMVSAEAARTIVMSAYDCEPNDYLMKPITAGMLQQRIDRILLQRLAFSPVYKALDAGDMATAIDKLIDLSLAEDRYSTAAQKWLGELFIHDNQFDKAERLYRTALEFRQLDWAKLGLARCKQARGEFEQAEEWLHQIVNENPLYLPAYDVLADTYAGKGDVNAEQTALQRAVEISPMSILRQKKLGEVAQKNQDFSVALGAFKKAVKLGDLSCYGEAKDNLNYARVAAKCIEAELDVPPDTANEAIALLEQAKERYSLDDNLEAQAKMLRAAIHCAKNEKDVAEQNLTEVERVFAPDSADIALHMDYVNLLIAMGQQDKANAYLAKLQEQFAYDQKALEQLDVFLDEPASDANRAMVAAVNREGIDLYNQAEYDQALECFEKAKKLFPKHIGLQLNIIQTLVGKMRDYPDDPELSGACHASLKLIASLIDEQHPQFNRYEKLRKMAFTEQERV, encoded by the coding sequence GTGGCGGACGATTTTAGTAGTTTCCGCAATACGGTATTTGGCATGTTGCAACGGTTGGGCGTGCAAACGGTGGATACGGCGGGAAATGCGGAAAGCGTAATAGATATATGCAGTCGTAAAGCCTTCGACATTATTTTGTGCGATTACAACCTAGGCAACGGTAAAACCGGTCAGCACGTACTAGAAGAACTACGATTTAAAAACCTGCTACCAAAGCGCACCGTATTTATTATGGTTTCGGCTGAAGCGGCTCGTACTATTGTGATGTCTGCTTATGATTGTGAGCCCAACGATTACCTTATGAAGCCTATTACAGCGGGTATGCTGCAGCAGCGTATAGACCGTATTTTACTGCAACGGCTTGCTTTTTCGCCTGTGTATAAGGCATTAGATGCAGGGGATATGGCAACCGCTATTGATAAGCTAATTGATCTTTCGCTTGCCGAAGACCGGTATTCTACCGCCGCCCAAAAGTGGCTGGGGGAGCTGTTTATACACGACAATCAATTCGATAAAGCCGAGCGGCTATATAGAACTGCACTTGAATTTCGTCAGTTGGATTGGGCAAAACTCGGTTTGGCGCGTTGTAAACAGGCACGTGGCGAGTTTGAGCAAGCAGAGGAGTGGCTGCACCAAATAGTTAATGAAAACCCCTTATACCTACCCGCTTACGATGTATTAGCCGATACCTATGCGGGGAAAGGCGATGTTAACGCGGAGCAGACAGCCTTACAGCGAGCGGTAGAAATATCGCCAATGTCTATTCTTCGGCAAAAAAAGCTTGGGGAAGTGGCGCAAAAAAATCAGGATTTCAGTGTTGCCTTAGGTGCATTTAAAAAAGCCGTTAAGTTGGGCGATTTATCGTGCTATGGCGAAGCGAAAGATAATCTAAATTACGCTAGGGTTGCCGCTAAATGTATTGAGGCAGAGCTAGACGTGCCCCCAGATACCGCCAACGAGGCCATTGCCTTGCTGGAGCAGGCCAAAGAGCGCTATAGCTTAGATGACAATTTAGAAGCACAGGCCAAAATGCTTCGGGCTGCAATTCACTGTGCTAAAAACGAAAAAGACGTGGCTGAGCAGAACCTTACAGAAGTTGAGCGTGTTTTTGCGCCCGACTCGGCTGATATTGCCCTACATATGGATTACGTAAATTTACTTATTGCGATGGGGCAGCAAGATAAAGCCAACGCTTATTTGGCCAAGCTACAAGAGCAGTTTGCTTACGACCAAAAAGCGCTGGAGCAGCTTGACGTATTTCTGGATGAGCCAGCCAGTGACGCCAATAGGGCGATGGTGGCAGCTGTAAATAGGGAGGGCATAGATTTATATAATCAAGCCGAATACGACCAAGCCCTGGAGTGTTTTGAAAAAGCGAAGAAACTGTTCCCTAAGCATATAGGTTTACAGCTAAATATTATTCAAACCCTTGTGGGCAAAATGCGAGACTACCCTGATGACCCAGAATTGTCCGGGGCTTGCCACGCGTCGCTTAAATTAATTGCTTCGCTAATTGATGAGCAGCACCCGCAATTTAATCGCTACGAAAAGCTACGAAAAATGGCGTTTACAGAACAGGAGAGAGTATGA
- a CDS encoding acyl-CoA thioesterase has protein sequence MYSCTIRPRFNETDALGHISNTVLPSWFESARAPLFEDIIPSWTIANWPIILAHFEVDFLQQIFLGADVTITTQIQKVGNASFTVYHEAFQSDKKVASGNAVLVFFDFKTQKTTAIPDDIRAILESNLG, from the coding sequence ATGTATAGCTGCACCATTCGTCCGCGCTTTAACGAAACCGATGCCCTAGGGCATATAAGCAACACCGTGTTACCTAGCTGGTTTGAATCTGCGCGGGCACCGCTGTTTGAAGACATTATCCCATCTTGGACTATCGCCAATTGGCCCATTATTTTGGCCCACTTCGAAGTCGATTTTCTGCAGCAGATTTTTTTGGGGGCAGATGTAACAATTACAACGCAAATACAAAAGGTAGGTAACGCCTCGTTTACGGTGTATCACGAAGCGTTTCAATCAGATAAAAAAGTTGCCTCAGGTAATGCAGTGTTAGTATTTTTTGATTTTAAAACACAAAAAACCACCGCAATCCCAGACGATATTAGAGCTATTTTAGAATCCAACCTCGGCTAA
- the cmoA gene encoding carboxy-S-adenosyl-L-methionine synthase CmoA, translating to MDDTSQRDNIYAAPHDNVGEFIFDKKVVDVFPDMIKRSVPGYSTIIHMIGQMAERYAKADSTCYDLGCSLGAATLAMRHRISAAGVSIVGVDNSSDMIERAKQVIDADSYDVPVTLRCEDINQTPISNASVVVLNFTLQFIPKQQRQSLLANIYAGMNQGGILILSEKLTFEDAHHDELVTDLHHYFKKTNGYSELEIAQKRTAIENVLVPETLTTHKNRLTEVGFRSVDLWFQCFNFASIVAFK from the coding sequence ATGGACGACACGTCCCAACGAGATAACATCTACGCCGCGCCACACGATAACGTGGGTGAATTCATCTTCGATAAGAAGGTGGTAGATGTATTTCCCGATATGATCAAGCGCTCGGTACCGGGTTACAGCACCATCATCCACATGATTGGCCAAATGGCAGAGCGCTACGCCAAGGCAGATTCCACTTGTTACGACCTTGGCTGCTCGCTAGGCGCCGCCACACTGGCTATGCGCCACCGTATAAGCGCTGCGGGCGTGTCTATTGTTGGGGTAGATAACTCTAGCGATATGATCGAGCGTGCAAAACAGGTAATCGACGCCGATAGCTACGATGTACCCGTAACCCTTCGCTGCGAAGATATAAACCAAACCCCTATTAGCAACGCCTCGGTTGTGGTGTTGAATTTCACCTTGCAATTTATTCCTAAACAGCAGCGCCAAAGTCTGCTGGCCAATATTTATGCGGGCATGAACCAAGGCGGCATTCTTATACTGTCTGAAAAGCTTACCTTTGAAGATGCACACCACGACGAGCTAGTAACCGATTTGCACCATTACTTTAAAAAAACCAATGGTTACAGCGAGTTAGAAATTGCCCAAAAGCGCACCGCGATAGAAAACGTATTGGTACCAGAAACCCTCACCACCCATAAAAACAGGCTTACCGAAGTGGGTTTTCGCAGCGTAGACCTGTGGTTTCAATGCTTCAACTTTGCTTCAATAGTTGCTTTTAAATGA
- a CDS encoding Ppx/GppA phosphatase family protein codes for MTELKTQFESPYFAAIDLGSNSFHMLIVRLNEDQIDIIDREKDMVQIARGLQKDGSLSAEAKERAIASLTRFAERLRDIPSAQIRAVGTKALRAARDTKEFLKQAEAALGVPIQIISGYEEARLVYSGFSHSVSNDHSRRLVIDIGGGSTEFIVGVDYEPALMESLGMGCVTFSENFFFDGGVNPKTMRKAYLAACSRLESIRKIYLKSGWDTAHGTSGTIKAIADLVAGADGGAIITRDSLEKLYESIAQTGELPHNDIPKLRQDVLPAGTAILLAVFHQLQLEQLRVANATLKEGLIYDTIGRFSNHDSRSYTVKKLQAQYQIDEAQADRVANTAIGLWLQIEGLPMRGVSRTKILRWAAMLHEVGLSISHTSFHHHGYYILRHSDLAGFGRYEQYILANLVRGHRRKLSTNRFDGMDDATLAAFLPVLLCLRLATLLHRRREDLTVTPRLRENNGRYTLSLPQEWAAEHPLTVSSLEHERAYFGAVDIQFEFVAVAN; via the coding sequence ATGACCGAATTGAAAACCCAGTTTGAATCCCCCTACTTTGCCGCCATCGATTTAGGCTCCAACAGCTTTCACATGCTTATTGTGCGCTTAAACGAAGATCAAATAGACATAATTGATCGCGAAAAAGACATGGTTCAAATTGCTCGGGGTTTACAAAAAGACGGCTCACTTAGCGCAGAGGCTAAAGAGCGCGCCATAGCAAGCTTAACACGCTTTGCCGAGCGCCTAAGGGATATACCTTCTGCGCAAATTCGCGCAGTGGGCACCAAAGCGTTAAGGGCAGCACGCGATACAAAAGAATTCTTAAAGCAAGCCGAAGCCGCACTTGGGGTGCCAATTCAAATTATTTCCGGCTACGAAGAAGCGCGTTTGGTTTACTCGGGCTTTTCCCATTCGGTATCTAACGACCACTCGCGCAGGCTTGTAATAGATATAGGCGGCGGCAGCACCGAATTTATTGTAGGGGTAGATTACGAACCAGCCCTAATGGAAAGCCTGGGCATGGGCTGTGTAACCTTTTCCGAAAACTTCTTTTTTGATGGCGGCGTAAACCCAAAAACAATGCGCAAGGCATACTTAGCAGCATGCAGCCGCCTAGAAAGCATTCGCAAAATATATTTAAAAAGCGGCTGGGACACAGCACACGGTACATCCGGTACCATTAAAGCTATTGCCGACTTAGTTGCCGGGGCAGACGGCGGCGCTATTATTACTCGCGATTCACTAGAAAAACTATACGAAAGTATTGCCCAAACCGGCGAGCTGCCACACAACGATATCCCCAAGCTAAGACAAGATGTATTACCCGCTGGCACGGCCATATTGTTAGCCGTGTTCCATCAGTTACAGCTTGAGCAGCTAAGAGTAGCCAATGCCACCCTTAAAGAAGGCCTTATTTACGACACCATTGGCCGCTTTAGCAACCACGACTCGCGCAGTTACACCGTTAAAAAATTACAAGCGCAATACCAAATAGACGAAGCCCAAGCAGACCGCGTAGCCAATACGGCTATTGGCTTATGGTTGCAAATAGAAGGCTTGCCAATGCGTGGCGTATCGCGCACTAAAATTTTGCGCTGGGCGGCCATGCTGCATGAAGTGGGGCTAAGTATCTCCCACACCAGTTTTCATCACCATGGCTACTATATACTGCGCCATAGCGATTTGGCCGGTTTTGGCCGATACGAGCAATACATATTGGCAAACTTGGTGCGTGGCCACAGAAGAAAGCTATCTACCAATAGGTTCGACGGCATGGACGACGCCACCCTAGCTGCCTTTTTGCCCGTATTATTGTGCTTAAGGCTCGCCACCTTGCTACACCGCCGCAGAGAAGATTTAACGGTAACCCCAAGATTACGTGAAAATAACGGCCGCTATACACTTAGCTTGCCACAGGAATGGGCCGCCGAGCACCCGCTCACAGTTTCAAGCTTAGAGCACGAGCGCGCCTATTTTGGTGCAGTAGACATACAATTCGAGTTTGTTGCAGTTGCAAATTAA
- a CDS encoding sensor histidine kinase yields MSDSPKKGIDFAMVLASSVHDMKNSVGMLLASLDQLMESAPPKDESQSRQYSTLSYEASRINNELVQLLTVYRMQNEFLPLRIDEHYIVDIFEEQIARNHTLIETRDISLDMDCDHDLNWYFDRDLVSSVIHNVLINGIRYTSNKIVLSAKVENDMLVLSVADNGSGYPPSMLDRPSCGVEDAEVSKDGTHLGLYFAERIAEMHKEKNRHGFIKLSNDSDIGGGLFSLYIP; encoded by the coding sequence ATGAGTGATTCACCTAAAAAAGGTATAGATTTCGCCATGGTGTTGGCATCGAGCGTACACGATATGAAAAATTCGGTGGGTATGCTGTTGGCTTCGCTGGACCAATTAATGGAATCGGCCCCGCCTAAGGATGAATCGCAAAGCAGGCAGTACTCAACGCTAAGTTACGAGGCTTCGCGTATAAATAACGAGCTGGTGCAACTGCTAACTGTGTACCGTATGCAAAACGAATTTTTGCCGTTACGCATTGATGAGCACTACATTGTGGATATTTTTGAAGAGCAAATAGCTCGCAACCACACTTTAATAGAAACCCGCGATATTAGTTTAGATATGGATTGCGACCACGATTTAAATTGGTATTTCGATAGAGATTTAGTAAGCAGCGTTATACATAACGTGCTTATTAATGGCATACGCTATACCAGTAATAAAATCGTGTTATCTGCAAAAGTAGAAAACGATATGCTGGTGCTTTCGGTTGCGGATAACGGCTCTGGCTACCCACCAAGCATGTTAGATAGGCCTTCGTGCGGGGTTGAAGACGCCGAGGTAAGCAAAGATGGAACCCATTTAGGGTTATATTTTGCCGAGCGTATTGCCGAAATGCACAAAGAAAAAAACCGCCACGGGTTTATCAAATTATCGAATGATAGTGATATAGGCGGCGGTTTATTTAGTTTGTATATACCCTAA
- a CDS encoding aconitate hydratase 2, with protein sequence MIRLIFAAVLIGVIWWYLRKLRKLPAKEQKKAYWNVAVAALIAITLFAVFTGRMHWLGGVIAGVFALGKMGIRYLPLIKFLGKNNVFGNPTFNTPHLKAQVDLQTGDVTGEVLDGPLKGKNIADLTNEELAELHSYYKDKDKRAYYLVYVVMQRRNTQAHSQSSGQAGQKTFVDAGNLAITEAEQILGLEDNYSKDDVIAAHRRLIQKLHPDRGGNDYLASQVNLAKDTLLKHLD encoded by the coding sequence ATGATTCGGCTTATATTTGCAGCAGTATTAATAGGTGTAATTTGGTGGTATTTACGCAAATTACGCAAGCTACCCGCAAAAGAACAAAAGAAGGCCTATTGGAATGTAGCGGTAGCCGCACTTATCGCCATTACGCTTTTTGCAGTATTTACCGGTCGCATGCACTGGCTTGGCGGTGTAATAGCGGGGGTATTTGCGCTAGGTAAAATGGGCATTAGATACTTGCCGCTTATTAAATTTTTGGGCAAAAACAATGTGTTTGGCAACCCAACCTTCAATACTCCGCACCTAAAAGCTCAGGTAGACCTACAAACCGGCGATGTTACGGGCGAAGTGCTTGATGGGCCGCTGAAAGGTAAAAACATCGCCGATTTAACCAATGAAGAGCTAGCAGAACTACACAGCTACTACAAAGATAAAGACAAGCGCGCCTACTACCTTGTATACGTTGTAATGCAGCGCAGAAACACCCAAGCACACAGCCAATCGAGTGGGCAAGCTGGGCAAAAAACGTTTGTCGATGCAGGCAACCTAGCGATCACAGAAGCGGAGCAAATTCTAGGGCTGGAAGATAACTACTCGAAGGACGATGTAATTGCCGCACACAGAAGACTTATTCAAAAACTGCACCCAGACCGTGGTGGTAACGATTACCTCGCATCGCAGGTTAACTTAGCCAAAGATACCCTCTTAAAACACTTGGACTAA
- a CDS encoding methyltransferase domain-containing protein codes for MADRNFDDLAPRFARNIYGSHKGRVRLEVLKRDLCDYVPLFQNLAGVEVLDMGAGQGHFSLGLAEQGAHVHLCDVSEKMLAMAKVRWQEICEAQAQAGMPIVGSATFTQCALQQLPVKEYPLVLGHAVLEWLEDPRQGFGYLVDSVATGGYLSVIVYNAHGLAFKNLLRGNFKKFDRNNFKAFKGSLTPISPLTPEQLMQWGKKLKLELVGFSGIRVFQDYILDKSIREADPDGLLVKELEYSRLEPFRNMARYLHFVFKRP; via the coding sequence ATGGCAGATAGAAATTTCGACGACCTAGCGCCGCGCTTTGCTCGCAACATTTACGGCAGCCACAAAGGGCGGGTGCGGCTAGAGGTACTAAAGCGAGATTTGTGCGATTACGTTCCATTATTCCAAAACTTAGCCGGTGTTGAAGTGTTGGATATGGGAGCAGGACAAGGGCATTTTTCGTTGGGTTTGGCTGAGCAGGGCGCGCATGTGCACTTGTGCGACGTGTCTGAAAAGATGTTAGCCATGGCCAAAGTGCGCTGGCAGGAGATATGCGAGGCGCAAGCCCAAGCTGGTATGCCAATCGTTGGCAGTGCAACCTTTACCCAGTGCGCGTTACAGCAACTGCCTGTGAAGGAGTATCCACTGGTTCTTGGGCATGCGGTATTGGAATGGTTAGAAGATCCTCGTCAAGGCTTTGGTTATTTAGTTGATTCTGTCGCTACTGGTGGCTATTTGTCGGTAATTGTTTATAACGCCCACGGGTTAGCGTTTAAAAACCTTTTGCGAGGTAATTTCAAAAAGTTCGATCGCAATAACTTTAAAGCGTTTAAAGGTAGCCTTACCCCCATATCACCGCTTACTCCCGAGCAACTTATGCAATGGGGTAAGAAGCTGAAATTGGAGTTAGTTGGTTTTAGCGGGATTCGCGTTTTTCAGGATTACATTTTAGACAAAAGCATTCGCGAAGCCGACCCAGATGGCTTGCTAGTAAAAGAATTGGAGTACTCGCGCTTAGAGCCGTTTAGAAATATGGCGCGCTACCTACATTTTGTGTTTAAGCGGCCTTAG
- a CDS encoding nucleotide pyrophosphohydrolase — protein sequence MNISHILEAFYAIADKEGWHGHHTPKNLAAAISVESAELLEQFMWLEDGNELTETQKQAVGQEIADVAMYLVVLCDKLGLSIDEVIANKLALNAQRHTKTTK from the coding sequence GTGAACATATCGCACATTCTAGAAGCGTTTTATGCTATTGCCGATAAAGAGGGCTGGCATGGTCATCACACCCCCAAAAACCTTGCTGCAGCAATTTCTGTAGAGTCTGCAGAGCTGCTTGAGCAGTTTATGTGGCTGGAAGATGGCAATGAATTAACCGAAACGCAAAAACAGGCTGTTGGCCAAGAAATTGCCGATGTTGCCATGTACCTTGTGGTGCTGTGTGACAAGCTAGGTTTAAGCATAGATGAAGTAATAGCGAACAAGCTTGCCTTAAACGCGCAAAGACATACTAAAACCACTAAATAA
- a CDS encoding insulinase family protein: MTASADSVTNTPAHHKSFNYIRSQYVASLNLTVQEFEHKVTGAKHYHLAADNQENVFLVALRTVPQDSRGVAHILEHTALCGSDKYPVRDPFFMMTRRSLNTFMNAFTSSDWTAYPFASMNSKDYNNLLDVYLDAVFFSRLDPLDFAQEGHRLEFETADDPSSKLVYKGVVFNEMKGAMSSVPSQLWQTLTKYLFPNNTYHHNSGGDPEAIPDLTYEQLITFYKTHYHPSNAIFMTYGDKPAAELQEKFETQALCKFERLDKEISVPDEKRYYAPVKVQESYPYTQADAADKHHVVLGWLLGKSTNLQEALQAQLLSSVLMDNSATPLMHALESTELGSSPSPICGLDDSQKELTFICGLEGCQEGSADDVEQLIESTLRKVAEEGIPQEDVESALHQLELHQREVGGDSYPFGLQLIMTALTAATHRGDPVKLLDVDAALDQLREDIKQPNFIKTLIEKWLLNNPHKVRLTLSPNAELQARKEQAELEKLAQIQANLTEEDKQNIVELAQALKKRQDQIDDESILPKVTLSDVPAAEDATTGETTTLAPNNPTPVTRYSAGTNGLVYQQLIYPLPQFSPEQLNVLPLYNTCITELGLGEKDYLNSQRWQASVTGGLSAFSSIRGDVNDPHKLTSYYAYSGKALNRNQAALSDVLKALIETPRFDETGRIAELVSQIRAHREQSVTGSGHSLAMAAASSGICAAANLQHNWSGLAGIKALKQLDDGLRSEGGLEALSNLFTSIHELITASQFQALLIGEHAHLDEMQAQLAARFTSNTQTPATGFDLGKQVRQVNDAWLTDSQVNFCSKAYATVPMDHPDAAALVVLAGVMRNSFLHKAIREQGGAYGGGASQDSTIGAFRFYSYRDPRLEETLADFDRSVEWAITENHDRQKVEEAILGTIGSLDRSESPAGKAKRCFYQELHGRPPEVRQRFRERILAVEASDLRRVAELYLKPDNAHIAVVTDFSKKDKMEAAGLTIQTL; the protein is encoded by the coding sequence ATGACTGCCAGCGCAGACTCGGTAACAAACACTCCCGCTCACCACAAAAGCTTTAACTACATCCGCTCACAGTATGTTGCATCGCTTAACTTAACCGTGCAGGAATTTGAGCACAAAGTAACGGGAGCCAAACACTACCACTTGGCCGCAGACAACCAAGAAAACGTATTTTTAGTGGCGTTGCGCACCGTGCCACAAGATAGCCGTGGCGTAGCCCATATTCTAGAGCACACCGCACTTTGCGGCAGCGATAAATACCCTGTGCGCGACCCATTTTTTATGATGACGCGCCGCTCGTTAAACACGTTTATGAATGCCTTCACCAGCTCTGACTGGACTGCTTACCCGTTTGCGAGCATGAACAGCAAAGATTACAACAACCTATTAGATGTGTATTTAGATGCGGTGTTTTTCTCGCGCCTAGACCCTCTCGACTTTGCCCAAGAAGGCCACCGCCTCGAATTCGAAACCGCAGACGACCCAAGCTCTAAGCTGGTGTACAAAGGCGTTGTGTTTAACGAAATGAAAGGCGCTATGAGCTCGGTCCCGTCGCAGCTTTGGCAAACTCTCACTAAGTACTTGTTTCCAAATAACACCTATCACCACAACAGCGGTGGTGACCCAGAAGCCATTCCCGATTTAACCTACGAGCAGCTGATTACGTTCTACAAAACCCACTACCACCCAAGCAACGCTATTTTCATGACCTATGGCGACAAACCAGCGGCTGAACTACAAGAAAAATTTGAAACCCAAGCGCTATGTAAGTTTGAACGGTTAGATAAAGAAATTTCGGTGCCCGACGAAAAACGCTACTACGCGCCGGTAAAAGTGCAAGAAAGCTACCCCTACACCCAAGCAGACGCTGCCGACAAACATCACGTTGTACTGGGTTGGTTATTAGGTAAATCCACCAATTTGCAAGAAGCGCTGCAAGCACAGTTGCTATCAAGCGTGTTAATGGATAACAGTGCAACTCCACTTATGCACGCACTCGAATCTACCGAGCTTGGCTCTTCCCCCTCGCCCATTTGCGGCCTAGATGATTCGCAAAAAGAACTTACATTTATTTGTGGCTTAGAGGGCTGCCAAGAAGGCAGCGCAGATGATGTAGAGCAATTAATTGAAAGCACCTTGCGCAAAGTAGCCGAAGAAGGCATTCCACAAGAAGACGTTGAATCTGCACTGCATCAATTAGAATTACACCAGCGCGAAGTGGGCGGCGACAGCTATCCATTTGGCCTTCAGCTAATAATGACCGCCCTTACCGCGGCTACACACCGTGGCGACCCAGTAAAATTATTAGATGTTGATGCAGCACTGGATCAGCTGCGTGAAGATATAAAACAGCCAAACTTTATTAAAACACTTATCGAAAAGTGGCTGCTAAACAACCCGCATAAAGTACGGTTAACGCTTAGCCCCAATGCCGAGCTGCAGGCGCGTAAAGAGCAAGCAGAGCTAGAGAAACTTGCGCAAATACAAGCGAACCTAACCGAAGAAGATAAACAAAACATTGTTGAGTTGGCCCAAGCGCTTAAGAAACGCCAAGACCAAATTGATGACGAAAGCATTCTGCCCAAAGTGACTCTTAGCGATGTACCCGCAGCAGAAGATGCAACCACAGGTGAAACGACCACACTTGCGCCCAACAACCCCACACCCGTTACGCGCTATAGCGCAGGTACCAATGGCCTTGTGTACCAACAATTGATATACCCGTTGCCGCAGTTTTCGCCCGAACAGCTTAACGTATTGCCGCTGTACAACACCTGCATTACTGAGCTTGGGCTCGGTGAAAAAGATTACTTAAACAGCCAGCGCTGGCAAGCTAGTGTTACAGGCGGCCTTTCTGCTTTTAGCTCAATTCGCGGCGATGTTAACGACCCTCATAAATTAACCAGTTATTACGCGTACTCAGGTAAAGCACTTAATCGCAACCAAGCAGCGCTTAGTGATGTATTAAAAGCATTAATAGAAACGCCACGCTTTGACGAAACTGGCCGCATTGCCGAATTGGTATCGCAAATACGCGCCCACCGCGAGCAAAGCGTTACCGGCAGTGGCCACAGCTTAGCCATGGCTGCAGCATCTTCTGGCATTTGCGCTGCGGCTAACTTGCAACATAACTGGTCTGGCTTAGCCGGCATTAAAGCGCTTAAACAGCTGGACGACGGTTTGCGGTCCGAAGGCGGCCTAGAAGCGTTATCAAATTTATTTACCAGTATTCACGAATTAATTACTGCGTCGCAATTTCAAGCTTTGCTTATTGGTGAGCATGCCCATTTAGACGAGATGCAAGCCCAATTAGCAGCCCGTTTTACAAGCAATACCCAAACCCCAGCTACAGGCTTTGACCTTGGCAAACAAGTTCGCCAAGTTAACGATGCGTGGTTAACCGATTCACAAGTAAACTTTTGTTCTAAAGCCTACGCCACAGTTCCTATGGACCACCCAGACGCGGCCGCACTTGTTGTGCTCGCCGGCGTAATGCGCAATAGTTTTTTACACAAAGCCATTCGCGAGCAAGGCGGCGCATACGGTGGTGGTGCAAGCCAAGATAGCACTATTGGCGCTTTCCGCTTTTACTCCTATCGCGACCCGCGCTTAGAAGAAACCCTTGCAGACTTTGACCGCAGTGTAGAGTGGGCAATAACCGAGAATCACGATAGACAAAAAGTAGAGGAAGCCATTTTAGGTACTATTGGCTCATTAGATCGCTCCGAGTCCCCTGCGGGTAAAGCAAAACGCTGTTTTTATCAAGAATTACACGGGCGCCCACCCGAAGTACGTCAACGCTTCCGCGAGCGAATTTTAGCCGTTGAAGCCAGTGATTTGCGCCGCGTAGCGGAACTGTATCTAAAACCCGACAATGCACACATTGCAGTTGTGACGGATTTCAGTAAAAAAGACAAAATGGAAGCAGCGGGCCTTACAATCCAAACGCTGTAA